TGATCAACCTCGCGGTCAATGCCCGCGACGCGATGCCGCATGGCGGCCGCTTCAAGATCAGCGCGCACAACATGACGTTCCGCCGCGAGGACGGTTTTCCGCTGACGGGCGACTTCGTGCAGATCTCGGTCGAGGACACGGGCCTCGGCATGGCGCCCGACGTGCTCGCGCGCGCGTTCGAGCCGCTCTTCACGACGAAGGCGAAGGGGATGGGCACGGGCCTCGGGCTGCCGCAGGTGTTCGCGTTCTGCGAGCGCTCGGGCGGCCTCGCGACGATCGACAGCGAAGTCGGCGCCGGCACGTCGGTGCGGATGTACCTGCCGCGCACGGCCGACGCGGTGCCGCCCGTCGACGCGCCGAACGCCGTCGGCGAGCCCGCCGCATCGACGCCTGCGGGGCTGCGCATCCTGCTCGTCGAGGACAATAGCGAAGTCGCGGCGGGCACCGAGGCGCTGCTCGAGCTGCTCGGCCATCAGGTCACGCATGCGCCGAACGCGGACGACGCGCTGCGCATGCTCGACGACGCGGGCGCCGCGCCGGGCGCGCCCGGCGCATTCGACCTCGTCATCTCGGACATTCACATGCCGGGCACGATCAACGGGATCGACCTCGCGGAGGCGATCGAGCGCGGCGACATGAAGCTGCCGGTGATTCTCGTTACCGGTTACGCGGAAGAGTTCGATCGGACGCGCCGCGTGCACGCGCGACTGCTGTCGAAACCGTTCGACATCGCGCTGCTCGACGAGTTGTTGCAGCAGATCCAGCACGAGCGCGATGCGCGGCTCGCGGGGCATGCGGATTGAGGGAGGCGGATGGGTGGATGCCGGGGCTCGGGCGGCGGATTGCGGGCGGCCATATCGACCGACGCCGGGACGCGCGCATCGAAAGCGCGCGTCCCGGCAATGTGCATCCGCCCGCTCGAACGCCGTTGCTCAGGCCGACTTCGCGTGCCGGCGCACCCAGTCCGCGTAGCGATCGACGAAACCTTGCAGGAACTTGCGCGTATCGTCGTTGACGACGTTGCCCTGCGCGTCGATCTTCGATCCGTCGTGCTTGATGAATATCTCGGGCTGGCCGAGCGTCGGCACGTCGAGATACGCGAGCACGTTGCGCAGGTGCTGCTGCGCGAGCGCGGTGCCGGTCGCGCCCGGCGACGTGCCGAGCACGGCAGCCGGCTTGCCCGCCCACGAGTTGCTGCCCCACGGGCGCGAACCCCAGTCGAGCGCGTTCTTCAGCACACCGGGCATCGAGCGGTTGTACTCCGGCGTGACGAACAGCAAGCCCTGTGCGGCCTCGATCGTCTGCTTGAAACGCTTCGCGGCGTCGGGAAAATCGGCGTCGTAGTCCTGGCTGTAGAGCGGCAGCGAGCCGATGTCGACCGATTCGAACGACAGTTCGGCCGGCGCGAGCGAAATCACGGCGTTGGCGAGCGCGCGATTGAACGACTCGCGCCGTAGGCTGCCGACAATCACTGCAATGCGATAAGCCATCTGAATCTCCTTCCAATGAGTAGGTAATCGACCGACTTCGTTTCAGATTGCGCACCAACCGGCCCTTTTATGTGCAAGCCAGCTTGAGTCCCGGCGCATCGGGGCTTCGAACCAGATTTCCACAAAGTTCCCCACAGAAATTGTGGATAACTTGATGGATATGTCTGCCGGTTACATTGATGCCGGCGGCATGCATTTCACGTCTCCGATATCGATCGCCGGCGCGCCCTGCGATGTCAGCATAGCGCGCGACGACGGCACGCGCCGCTTGCAAGGCCCTTGCAACGACGCGCATCACATGGATAATCTTGCGC
The nucleotide sequence above comes from Burkholderia thailandensis E264. Encoded proteins:
- a CDS encoding NADPH-dependent FMN reductase; the encoded protein is MAYRIAVIVGSLRRESFNRALANAVISLAPAELSFESVDIGSLPLYSQDYDADFPDAAKRFKQTIEAAQGLLFVTPEYNRSMPGVLKNALDWGSRPWGSNSWAGKPAAVLGTSPGATGTALAQQHLRNVLAYLDVPTLGQPEIFIKHDGSKIDAQGNVVNDDTRKFLQGFVDRYADWVRRHAKSA